The following are from one region of the Flavimobilis soli genome:
- a CDS encoding TrmH family RNA methyltransferase, translating to MPELINPRAERVRSVRALSGRSARSRTGRFLVEGPQGVREAVLHAPRLVRDLYLTQAAADRYTEIVDAAHDAGITLRTGSDEVLDAMSPDAQGLVAVLDHPRASLEDVAARDPRLVAVLLNVRDPGNAGTVIRAADAAGADAVVLAGESVDVLNPKVVRSTAGSLFHLPVVAGASYDDVLGTVRGLGMAVLAADGVGPHDLDDLLDVVGAPGAGQPDLAAPTVWVFGNEAWGLRPEDRDRADAVVRVPIRGRAESLNLATAATVCLYGSARAQR from the coding sequence ATGCCCGAGCTGATCAACCCCCGCGCTGAGCGGGTGCGATCGGTACGGGCACTGTCCGGGCGTTCTGCGCGTTCGCGCACCGGCCGTTTCCTCGTCGAAGGGCCGCAAGGCGTCCGGGAAGCGGTGCTGCACGCACCGCGACTCGTACGCGACCTGTACCTCACGCAGGCAGCGGCCGACCGGTACACCGAGATCGTCGACGCGGCCCACGACGCGGGCATCACGCTCCGCACCGGCTCCGACGAGGTGCTCGACGCGATGAGCCCCGACGCCCAGGGCCTCGTCGCCGTCCTCGACCACCCCCGCGCCTCCCTCGAGGACGTCGCGGCACGCGACCCGCGGCTCGTCGCCGTCCTCCTCAACGTCCGCGACCCCGGCAACGCCGGCACGGTCATCCGGGCCGCCGACGCGGCCGGTGCCGACGCCGTCGTGCTTGCCGGGGAGAGCGTCGACGTGCTCAACCCCAAGGTCGTGCGCTCGACCGCGGGCTCGCTCTTCCACCTGCCCGTCGTCGCGGGTGCGTCGTACGACGACGTGCTCGGGACGGTGCGCGGTCTCGGCATGGCGGTCCTCGCGGCCGACGGCGTCGGCCCGCACGACCTCGACGACCTGCTCGACGTCGTCGGAGCGCCCGGCGCAGGCCAGCCCGACCTCGCTGCGCCGACCGTGTGGGTGTTCGGCAACGAGGCCTGGGGCCTGCGTCCTGAGGACCGCGACCGCGCGGACGCGGTCGTCCGCGTGCCGATCCGCGGCCGCGCCGAGTCGCTCAACCTCGCCACGGCCGCGACCGTGTGCCTGTACGGCTCCGCGCGCGCCCAGCGCTGA
- a CDS encoding ABC transporter permease, translating to MSSVAPRPGADLLARAWPPAVLATGLVVVWEVAVRVGDVPAFILPAPSQVVSAAVGLAPLLEDHVTTTMTEALLGLVLGVLAGSALALAAAASPWLDRALLPLLTLTQTVPTVVLAPLMVLWGGVGLAPKVVLVALTVFFPVLVAAAGAMRDAEGELGDVLRGLGGTRRQVLLLVRAPAALPGALSGLRLAATYAVGAAVVSEYLAGTSGLGVLIQRARKGYDVDRIFVAVALVALLTALLFVIVDAASRAALPWQRREPGTHLLARRPA from the coding sequence GTGAGCAGCGTCGCCCCGCGCCCGGGTGCGGACCTGCTGGCGCGTGCGTGGCCGCCGGCGGTGCTCGCGACCGGCCTGGTCGTCGTGTGGGAGGTGGCCGTCCGCGTCGGGGACGTCCCGGCGTTCATCCTCCCCGCGCCGAGCCAGGTCGTGTCCGCAGCCGTCGGGCTCGCCCCGCTGCTCGAAGACCACGTCACGACGACGATGACGGAGGCACTCCTCGGTCTCGTGCTCGGAGTCCTCGCAGGCAGCGCGCTCGCGCTCGCGGCCGCGGCCTCGCCCTGGCTCGACCGGGCGCTGCTGCCGCTGCTCACGCTCACGCAGACCGTGCCGACGGTCGTGCTCGCGCCGCTCATGGTGCTGTGGGGTGGTGTCGGGCTCGCGCCCAAGGTCGTGCTCGTCGCGCTCACCGTGTTCTTCCCCGTGCTCGTCGCGGCGGCAGGCGCGATGCGCGACGCTGAGGGGGAGCTTGGCGACGTCCTGCGCGGTCTGGGCGGCACGCGCCGCCAGGTGCTGCTGCTCGTGCGAGCGCCGGCCGCGCTGCCCGGGGCCCTGTCGGGGCTGCGGCTCGCCGCCACGTACGCCGTCGGCGCCGCCGTCGTCTCGGAGTATCTCGCTGGGACGAGCGGCCTCGGCGTCCTCATCCAGCGCGCCCGCAAGGGGTACGACGTCGACCGCATCTTCGTCGCGGTCGCCCTCGTCGCGCTGCTCACCGCGCTGCTGTTCGTGATCGTCGACGCGGCGTCGCGCGCCGCCCTGCCGTGGCAGCGGCGCGAACCCGGAACCCACCTGCTCGCAAGGAGACCAGCATGA
- the rpmI gene encoding 50S ribosomal protein L35, with the protein MPKNKTHSGAKKRFRITGSGKVMREQANKRHLLEHKSSRRTRRLSADQVVSAADTPKIKKLLGK; encoded by the coding sequence ATGCCGAAGAACAAGACGCACTCCGGTGCCAAGAAGCGGTTCCGCATCACCGGTTCCGGGAAGGTCATGCGCGAGCAGGCCAACAAGCGCCACCTGCTCGAGCACAAGTCGAGCCGTCGTACGCGCCGCCTGAGCGCCGACCAGGTCGTCTCGGCCGCCGACACCCCCAAGATCAAGAAGCTGCTCGGCAAGTGA
- a CDS encoding aldose 1-epimerase family protein, protein MSNDATVPASGTQHILTSGPYRAVIASVGASLRVLEHDGRPLVTPYGEDDVRPGYRGAVLVPWPNRVVDGHYYVDGHTYVLSLTEPERGHALHGLGAWAEWSVVAGDEASVTLAHTIAPQAGYPFRVRCEVTYALTAEGLSWTVRATNVGTGRAPYGTGPHPYLVAGPEPVDDWEVRIPAEQVLTVTPDRLVPTGVADVATYDGGRLDFRAPRPVGDTFIDHAYTGLVLEDGKGRVEVRSPSGTGVAMEWDAGSPWLQVHTPQGPGDAFRSGLAVEPMTCPPDAFNSRTDLVLLEPGESHEVGWRIVAL, encoded by the coding sequence GTGAGCAACGACGCGACGGTGCCCGCCTCGGGCACGCAACACATCCTGACCAGCGGCCCTTACCGTGCCGTGATCGCCTCCGTGGGCGCGAGCCTGCGGGTCCTCGAGCACGACGGCCGCCCCCTCGTGACGCCGTACGGCGAGGACGACGTCCGGCCCGGGTACCGCGGCGCGGTCCTCGTTCCGTGGCCCAACCGCGTCGTCGACGGGCATTACTACGTCGACGGGCACACCTACGTCCTGTCCCTGACGGAGCCCGAGCGCGGGCACGCCCTGCACGGCCTCGGCGCATGGGCTGAGTGGAGCGTCGTCGCCGGCGACGAGGCGTCGGTGACGCTCGCCCACACGATCGCGCCGCAGGCCGGCTACCCGTTCCGCGTCCGCTGCGAGGTCACGTACGCGCTGACCGCCGAGGGCCTGAGCTGGACCGTGCGCGCGACGAACGTCGGCACCGGCCGCGCGCCGTACGGCACCGGCCCGCACCCGTACCTCGTCGCAGGGCCCGAGCCCGTCGACGACTGGGAGGTCCGCATCCCCGCCGAGCAGGTGCTCACGGTCACGCCTGACCGTCTCGTCCCGACCGGCGTCGCCGACGTCGCGACGTACGACGGCGGCAGGCTCGACTTCCGCGCGCCTCGCCCCGTCGGCGACACCTTCATCGACCACGCCTACACGGGCCTCGTCCTCGAGGACGGGAAGGGGCGCGTCGAGGTGCGCTCGCCGTCGGGCACCGGGGTCGCGATGGAGTGGGACGCGGGCAGCCCTTGGCTGCAGGTGCACACCCCGCAGGGGCCAGGCGACGCGTTCCGCAGCGGCCTCGCCGTCGAGCCCATGACGTGCCCGCCCGACGCGTTCAACTCGCGCACGGACCTGGTGCTGCTCGAGCCGGGCGAGAGCCACGAGGTCGGCTGGCGCATCGTCGCGCTCTGA
- the infC gene encoding translation initiation factor IF-3, producing the protein MASSCSQGRRPSSSLCTPPSSEETSISEPRINDRIRVPEVRLVGPNGEQVGIVRVEDALRLAQEADLDLVEVAPDARPPVCKLMDFGKFKYEADMKAREARRNQANTVLKEIRFRLKIDPHDYGTKKGHVERFLSAGDKVKVMIMFRGREQSRPEMGVRLLQRLADDVAELGFVESMPKQDGRNMTMVLGPVKKKAEAKSEQRRKREETRRAPRQEGEQAPAAEAAPEAPAPAEPAPVAEAAPAAAKPAAAKPAAAPKPAASPKPAATPKPSVPKPAAAKPARPAPKPAPKPAPKSE; encoded by the coding sequence ATGGCCTCCTCCTGCTCGCAGGGACGGAGGCCTTCTTCGTCTCTGTGCACACCACCGAGTTCTGAGGAGACTTCCATCAGCGAGCCCCGCATCAACGATCGGATCCGCGTCCCCGAGGTCCGGCTTGTCGGCCCCAACGGGGAGCAGGTCGGCATCGTCCGCGTGGAGGACGCGCTGCGCCTGGCGCAGGAGGCGGACCTCGACCTCGTCGAGGTCGCGCCTGACGCGCGCCCTCCGGTCTGCAAGCTCATGGACTTCGGCAAGTTCAAGTACGAGGCAGACATGAAGGCGCGTGAGGCCCGGCGCAACCAGGCCAACACCGTCCTCAAGGAGATCCGCTTCCGCCTCAAGATCGACCCGCACGACTACGGCACGAAGAAGGGCCACGTCGAGCGCTTCCTGTCGGCAGGCGACAAGGTCAAGGTCATGATCATGTTCCGTGGTCGCGAGCAGTCGCGCCCGGAGATGGGTGTTCGCCTCCTGCAGCGTCTCGCCGACGACGTCGCCGAGCTCGGCTTCGTCGAGAGCATGCCGAAGCAGGACGGCCGCAACATGACCATGGTTCTCGGTCCGGTCAAGAAGAAGGCCGAGGCCAAGAGCGAGCAGCGCCGCAAGCGCGAGGAGACCCGCCGCGCCCCGCGCCAGGAGGGCGAGCAGGCACCCGCCGCGGAGGCCGCGCCCGAGGCTCCCGCGCCCGCCGAGCCTGCTCCGGTCGCCGAGGCTGCACCTGCCGCCGCCAAGCCGGCTGCGGCCAAGCCCGCAGCCGCGCCGAAGCCCGCCGCCAGCCCCAAGCCGGCCGCGACGCCCAAGCCTTCCGTCCCGAAGCCGGCGGCCGCCAAGCCTGCCCGGCCTGCACCGAAGCCCGCTCCCAAGCCTGCGCCGAAGAGCGAGTGA
- a CDS encoding VOC family protein — MTTTITPNIWYAGDAEEAAAAYTAFFPDSHVVQTVRYPSEGLPDFQKDMAGKVLTIDLVVGGLPLTLINADATFRPNPSISFMVNFDPSRDPEAREHLDELWARLAEGGRVLMELGQYPHSPRYGWVEDRFGVSWQLILTNPDGDPRPFVLPTFLFGGPAQNRAAEASAYYREVLPGSHEGATVLYPEALGPAVAGSVMFSDLVLAGTWVAMMDAAAEVDHTFGEGVSLAVTAADQAEIDRLWAALSAVPEAEQCGWCKDRFGVSWQVVPENMGELMAHPGSYERLMQMKKIVVAEL; from the coding sequence ATGACGACCACGATCACGCCGAACATCTGGTACGCCGGCGACGCCGAGGAGGCTGCCGCCGCCTACACGGCCTTCTTCCCGGACAGCCATGTCGTGCAGACCGTCCGCTACCCCAGCGAAGGACTGCCCGACTTCCAGAAGGACATGGCAGGCAAGGTCCTGACGATCGACCTCGTCGTCGGGGGCCTGCCCCTCACGCTCATCAACGCCGACGCGACCTTCCGCCCGAACCCATCGATCTCCTTCATGGTCAACTTCGACCCGTCCCGGGACCCCGAGGCGCGCGAGCACCTCGACGAGCTCTGGGCGCGCCTGGCCGAGGGTGGCCGCGTCCTCATGGAGCTCGGCCAGTACCCGCACAGCCCGCGGTACGGCTGGGTCGAGGACCGCTTCGGCGTGTCCTGGCAGCTGATCCTCACGAACCCCGACGGCGACCCGCGCCCGTTCGTCCTGCCGACCTTCCTCTTCGGCGGCCCCGCACAGAACCGCGCCGCCGAGGCCAGCGCCTACTACCGGGAGGTCCTGCCCGGCTCCCACGAGGGTGCCACCGTCCTCTATCCCGAGGCCCTTGGGCCCGCCGTCGCCGGGTCCGTCATGTTCAGCGACCTCGTGCTCGCCGGCACGTGGGTCGCCATGATGGACGCGGCCGCCGAGGTGGACCACACGTTCGGCGAAGGCGTGTCGCTCGCCGTCACCGCCGCGGACCAGGCCGAGATCGACCGGCTCTGGGCGGCGCTGTCCGCCGTCCCCGAGGCCGAGCAGTGCGGGTGGTGCAAGGACCGGTTCGGCGTCTCGTGGCAGGTGGTCCCCGAGAACATGGGCGAGCTCATGGCGCACCCGGGGTCGTACGAGCGGCTCATGCAGATGAAGAAGATCGTCGTCGCCGAGCTGTGA
- a CDS encoding nucleotide pyrophosphohydrolase produces MSVEAGGFDDLVAAVRDFSEERGWTPVQTPKNLAMALTGEAGELAAELQWLGSDESVDAVRTDRELRERVAMEMADVLIYLARLADVTGIDLLDAARRKLAVNHGRFPVGSAPSRAHDG; encoded by the coding sequence GTGAGCGTCGAGGCGGGCGGCTTCGACGACCTCGTCGCGGCCGTCCGGGACTTCTCGGAGGAGCGCGGCTGGACGCCGGTGCAGACGCCGAAGAACCTCGCCATGGCGCTCACCGGGGAGGCGGGCGAGCTCGCGGCCGAGCTCCAGTGGCTCGGCTCCGACGAGAGCGTCGACGCCGTGCGCACCGACCGTGAGCTGCGCGAGCGCGTCGCGATGGAGATGGCCGACGTGCTCATCTACCTCGCGCGCCTGGCCGACGTCACGGGGATCGACCTGCTCGACGCCGCCCGCCGCAAGCTCGCGGTCAACCACGGGCGCTTCCCGGTCGGCTCGGCGCCGTCGCGAGCGCACGACGGGTGA
- the pheT gene encoding phenylalanine--tRNA ligase subunit beta, with translation MPNIALDWLAEHVELPAGLTAEQLAADLVRVGLEEEAVHGPAVTGPLVVGTVVSLVKEEQKNGKTINWCQVDVGEHNVLDDDGQPTVPRGIVCGAHNFAAGDRVVAALPGAVLPGPFPIASRKTYGHVSDGMICSQRELGLGDDHDGIIVLDRLGFTGQPNGTDAVELLGLGESVLEINVTPDRGYCFSMRGVAREYSHSTGAAFTDPGLRETPAATTDGFAVEVDDVAPVHGVVGCDRFVTRIVRGIDPSAPTPEWMKKRLTQAGMRPISLAVDVTNYVMLDLGQPLHAYDLAKVSAPIVVRRAAAGERFTTLDDVERTLDPGDLLITDSPDGARGSRVQGLAGVMGGQVSEVSETTTDVLVEAAHFDPVTIARSSRRHKIPSEAAKRFERGVDPRLPGVAAQRVVDLLVEHGGGTADPAVSDLDAVPATPAITFPWSEPLRLTGVDHGRERIAEILTMIGCELADGDGEAVQVTPPSWRPDIEAPEHLVEEVARIDGYDNIPSIVPAAPAGTGLTAAQRSRRSVARALAEAGFVETLSYPFVGTAQHDELGLDAEDARRQAVRLANPLSDEAPELRTNLLTTLLGTARRNVGRGMTDLAIYEIGLVTQPRPGAPVAPQLPGGRRPTADELEALAAAVPDQPRHAAGFLAGARERAGWWGPGRPAGWEDAVEAVRLVARTVGVELTTANDTSRMPWHPGRCARLELPSGKVVGWAGELHPQVLERLDLPRRSAAFEVDLDAIVAAAPTDPVQAVPVSTFPLAKEDFAFVVDQDVAAGAVRAVVVKAVGDLAEEVRVFDVFTGPQVGEGKKSVAVAVRLRGADRTLTAEQTAEIRGRVIKLAGKKLGAQLR, from the coding sequence ATGCCGAACATCGCACTCGACTGGCTGGCTGAGCACGTCGAGCTCCCGGCGGGCCTGACCGCCGAGCAGCTCGCTGCCGACCTCGTCCGCGTCGGTCTCGAGGAGGAGGCCGTGCACGGCCCCGCCGTCACGGGACCGCTCGTCGTCGGGACCGTCGTCTCCCTCGTCAAGGAGGAGCAGAAGAACGGCAAGACGATCAACTGGTGCCAGGTCGACGTCGGCGAGCACAACGTGCTCGACGACGACGGCCAGCCGACCGTCCCGCGCGGGATCGTCTGCGGCGCGCACAACTTCGCCGCGGGCGACCGCGTCGTCGCCGCGCTTCCCGGCGCGGTCCTGCCTGGGCCGTTCCCGATCGCGTCGCGCAAGACGTACGGGCACGTGTCCGACGGCATGATCTGCTCGCAGCGCGAGCTCGGCCTCGGCGACGACCACGACGGCATCATCGTGCTCGACCGGCTCGGGTTCACGGGGCAGCCCAACGGGACGGACGCGGTCGAGCTGCTCGGCCTGGGGGAGTCCGTGCTCGAGATCAACGTGACGCCCGACCGCGGTTACTGCTTCTCGATGCGCGGCGTCGCCCGTGAGTACTCGCACTCGACGGGAGCGGCGTTCACCGACCCCGGCCTGCGCGAGACGCCCGCCGCGACGACCGACGGTTTCGCCGTCGAGGTCGACGACGTGGCTCCTGTCCACGGGGTCGTCGGCTGCGACCGCTTCGTGACGCGCATCGTGCGGGGGATCGACCCGAGCGCGCCCACGCCCGAGTGGATGAAGAAGCGCCTCACGCAGGCGGGCATGCGGCCGATCTCGCTCGCGGTCGACGTGACGAACTACGTCATGCTCGACCTCGGTCAGCCCCTGCACGCGTACGACCTCGCGAAGGTCTCCGCGCCGATCGTCGTGCGCCGCGCGGCGGCTGGGGAGCGCTTCACGACGCTCGACGACGTCGAGCGCACGCTCGACCCGGGCGACCTCCTCATCACCGACTCGCCCGACGGCGCTCGGGGCTCGCGCGTCCAGGGGCTCGCGGGCGTCATGGGCGGGCAGGTGTCCGAGGTGTCCGAGACGACGACCGACGTCCTCGTCGAGGCCGCGCACTTCGATCCCGTGACGATCGCGCGCTCGTCGCGCCGGCACAAGATCCCGTCGGAGGCTGCGAAGCGGTTCGAGCGCGGCGTCGACCCGCGTCTGCCGGGCGTGGCCGCGCAGCGCGTCGTCGACCTGCTCGTCGAGCACGGCGGCGGCACCGCCGACCCTGCCGTCTCGGACCTCGACGCGGTCCCGGCGACGCCCGCGATCACGTTCCCGTGGTCCGAGCCGCTGCGCCTGACCGGGGTGGACCACGGTCGTGAGCGCATCGCCGAGATCCTCACGATGATCGGCTGCGAGCTGGCTGACGGCGACGGCGAGGCCGTCCAGGTGACGCCTCCGTCGTGGCGACCCGACATCGAGGCCCCCGAGCACCTCGTCGAGGAGGTCGCGCGCATCGACGGGTACGACAACATCCCGTCGATCGTCCCCGCAGCCCCCGCCGGTACCGGCCTCACGGCCGCGCAGCGCTCGCGCCGCTCGGTCGCGCGCGCCCTCGCGGAGGCCGGCTTCGTCGAGACGTTGTCGTACCCGTTCGTGGGGACGGCGCAGCACGACGAGCTCGGCCTCGACGCCGAGGACGCGCGGCGCCAGGCCGTGCGACTCGCGAACCCGCTCTCGGACGAGGCTCCCGAGCTGCGCACGAACCTGCTGACGACCCTCCTGGGCACCGCGCGAAGGAACGTCGGCCGCGGCATGACGGACCTCGCGATCTACGAGATCGGGCTCGTCACGCAGCCCCGCCCAGGCGCGCCCGTCGCGCCGCAGCTCCCGGGCGGCCGCCGTCCGACGGCCGACGAGCTCGAGGCTCTCGCGGCCGCCGTCCCGGACCAGCCGCGCCACGCGGCGGGCTTCCTCGCTGGTGCGCGCGAGCGCGCGGGCTGGTGGGGGCCTGGCCGTCCCGCCGGCTGGGAGGACGCGGTCGAGGCTGTGCGCCTCGTCGCCCGCACGGTCGGCGTCGAGCTCACGACGGCGAACGACACGTCCCGCATGCCGTGGCACCCGGGCCGTTGTGCGCGTCTCGAGCTGCCGTCGGGCAAGGTCGTCGGCTGGGCCGGCGAGCTGCACCCGCAGGTCCTCGAGCGCCTCGACCTGCCGCGCCGGTCTGCCGCGTTCGAGGTGGACCTCGACGCGATCGTGGCCGCCGCCCCGACCGACCCCGTCCAGGCCGTGCCGGTGTCGACGTTCCCGCTCGCGAAGGAGGACTTCGCCTTCGTCGTCGACCAGGACGTGGCCGCTGGCGCGGTGCGCGCCGTCGTCGTGAAGGCGGTCGGCGACCTCGCGGAGGAGGTGCGCGTCTTCGACGTGTTCACTGGCCCGCAGGTCGGCGAGGGCAAGAAGTCGGTCGCGGTCGCGGTGCGCCTGCGTGGTGCGGACCGCACGCTGACGGCGGAGCAGACGGCTGAGATCCGCGGCCGCGTCATCAAGCTTGCGGGCAAGAAGCTCGGCGCCCAGCTGCGCTGA
- a CDS encoding quinone oxidoreductase family protein: protein MRAIEAVRAGGPEVLTLVERPAPDPGAGEVVVDVAFAGVNFIDTYRRSGVYPAHFPHVPGSEGAGVVSAVGPGVTDVAVGDRVAWVDGPGSYAEQVVVAADRTVPVPDGVDLATAAALMLQGLTAHYLVDSSHPVGPGEDVLVHAGAGGVGLLLTQLAVARGARVITTVSTEAKAELSREAGATAVVRYDQLDDLTAQLPEAVRAVAPEGVHAVYDGVGRTTFDASLASLRPRGILVLFGGASGQVPPFDLQRLNSGGSLFVTRPTLGDHVATRPELLRRADELFHAVRLGALKVRVGGTYALADAGEAHRALEARETTGKLVLEVGGEAL from the coding sequence ATGAGAGCGATCGAAGCCGTACGCGCAGGTGGTCCCGAGGTCCTCACGCTGGTTGAGCGTCCCGCGCCGGACCCAGGTGCGGGCGAGGTCGTCGTCGACGTCGCGTTCGCGGGCGTGAACTTCATCGACACGTACCGCCGCTCGGGCGTCTACCCGGCGCACTTCCCGCACGTGCCCGGAAGCGAGGGTGCGGGCGTCGTCAGCGCCGTCGGACCTGGAGTCACGGACGTCGCGGTCGGCGACCGCGTCGCCTGGGTCGACGGCCCCGGCTCGTACGCCGAGCAGGTCGTCGTCGCAGCAGACCGCACGGTCCCCGTGCCCGACGGCGTCGACCTCGCGACCGCGGCCGCACTCATGCTCCAAGGGCTCACCGCGCACTACCTCGTCGACTCCAGCCACCCCGTCGGCCCCGGCGAGGACGTGCTCGTGCACGCAGGCGCGGGTGGGGTCGGCCTCCTCCTGACGCAGCTCGCCGTCGCGCGCGGCGCGCGCGTCATCACGACCGTCTCGACGGAGGCGAAGGCCGAGCTCTCGCGCGAGGCGGGCGCGACCGCCGTCGTCCGCTACGACCAGCTCGACGACCTCACGGCGCAGCTTCCCGAAGCCGTCCGCGCCGTCGCCCCGGAAGGCGTCCACGCGGTGTACGACGGCGTCGGCCGCACGACGTTCGACGCGTCGCTCGCCTCCCTGCGGCCGCGCGGCATCCTCGTGCTGTTCGGCGGAGCCTCCGGCCAGGTGCCCCCGTTCGACCTGCAACGGCTCAACTCGGGCGGCTCGCTGTTCGTCACCAGGCCCACGCTCGGCGACCACGTCGCGACACGACCCGAGCTGCTGCGTCGGGCCGACGAGCTGTTCCACGCCGTCCGGCTCGGGGCCCTCAAGGTCCGCGTCGGCGGGACGTACGCACTCGCCGACGCGGGTGAGGCGCACCGGGCGCTCGAGGCGCGCGAGACGACGGGCAAGCTCGTGCTCGAGGTCGGCGGGGAGGCGCTGTGA
- a CDS encoding thiamine-binding protein yields MLAHIQVSPRPAGTADQPYAHIDPAIAVIQDSGLVHEVGAMGTTVQGSPDEVWALLRRVHEATLAAGARGVTSHIKVGQGADDDGPTIEDLVAKFRA; encoded by the coding sequence GTGCTCGCACACATCCAGGTCTCGCCCCGCCCCGCCGGGACGGCCGACCAGCCCTACGCCCACATCGACCCCGCCATCGCCGTCATCCAGGACTCGGGTCTCGTCCACGAGGTCGGTGCGATGGGCACGACCGTGCAGGGGAGCCCCGACGAGGTCTGGGCGCTGCTGCGACGCGTCCACGAGGCAACGCTCGCGGCAGGCGCCCGCGGCGTGACGAGCCACATCAAGGTCGGGCAGGGCGCCGACGACGACGGCCCGACGATCGAGGACCTCGTCGCGAAGTTCCGGGCGTGA
- the rplT gene encoding 50S ribosomal protein L20, with protein sequence MARVKRAVNAHKKRRSTLERASGYRGQRSRLYRKAKEQVTHSMVYSYRDRKARKGDFRKLWIQRINAAVRAEGMTYNRFIQGLKAAGVEVDRRVLADLAVTDANAFNALVKVAKEALPADVNAPKAAA encoded by the coding sequence GTGGCACGCGTGAAGCGGGCAGTCAACGCCCACAAGAAGCGTCGTTCAACCCTCGAGCGGGCCAGCGGTTACCGCGGCCAGCGCTCGCGCCTTTACCGCAAGGCGAAGGAGCAGGTCACCCACTCGATGGTCTACTCCTACCGCGACCGCAAGGCGCGCAAGGGTGACTTCCGCAAGCTGTGGATCCAGCGCATCAACGCTGCGGTCCGCGCCGAGGGGATGACCTACAACCGTTTCATCCAGGGCCTCAAGGCTGCTGGTGTCGAGGTGGACCGTCGCGTCCTCGCTGACCTCGCCGTGACGGACGCGAACGCGTTCAACGCGCTGGTCAAGGTCGCGAAGGAGGCCCTCCCGGCCGACGTCAACGCCCCCAAGGCTGCTGCCTGA
- the pheS gene encoding phenylalanine--tRNA ligase subunit alpha — protein sequence MSTPETPLSPLDAAGIDAALTEALAAVASAADLEALKEVRIAHAGDRSPLALANREIGQLEPAEKATAGKLLGPARGRLAKALATRQEELEAERAAQVLVTEAVDVTLPTDRVAAGARHPLELISEQVADFFVAMGWEIAEGPEVEAEWFNFDALNFGPDHPARQMQDTFFVAGPEADGAGSGLVMRTHTSPVQARTMLSRDVPIYIACPGKVFRTDELDATHTPVFHQVEGLAVDKGLTMAHLKGTLDQFARAMFGPEARTRLRPSFFPFTEPSAEMDLWFPQKKGGAGWIEWGGCGMVNPNVLRAAGIDPEEYTGFAFGMGLERTLMLRHGITDMHDIIEGDVRFSTQFGMGF from the coding sequence ATGTCCACGCCAGAAACGCCCCTGTCCCCGCTCGACGCCGCTGGCATCGACGCGGCGCTGACGGAGGCTCTCGCCGCCGTCGCGTCGGCTGCTGACCTCGAGGCGCTCAAGGAGGTGCGGATCGCCCACGCCGGGGACCGCAGCCCCCTCGCGCTCGCCAACCGTGAGATCGGCCAGCTCGAGCCCGCCGAGAAGGCGACCGCCGGCAAGCTTCTCGGCCCGGCTCGCGGCCGCCTCGCCAAGGCGCTCGCAACCCGCCAGGAGGAGCTCGAGGCCGAGCGCGCGGCGCAGGTCCTCGTCACCGAGGCTGTCGACGTCACGCTCCCGACGGACCGCGTCGCTGCAGGTGCTCGTCACCCGCTCGAGCTGATCTCGGAGCAGGTCGCGGACTTCTTCGTCGCGATGGGCTGGGAGATCGCCGAGGGCCCCGAGGTCGAGGCCGAGTGGTTCAACTTCGACGCGCTCAACTTCGGGCCGGACCACCCCGCGCGCCAGATGCAGGACACGTTCTTCGTCGCGGGCCCCGAGGCTGACGGCGCGGGCTCGGGCCTCGTCATGCGCACGCACACGTCGCCCGTGCAGGCGCGCACCATGCTCTCGCGCGACGTCCCGATCTACATCGCGTGCCCGGGCAAGGTGTTCCGCACGGACGAGCTCGACGCGACGCACACCCCCGTCTTCCACCAGGTCGAGGGCCTCGCCGTCGACAAGGGCCTGACGATGGCGCACCTCAAGGGCACGCTCGACCAGTTCGCCCGCGCGATGTTCGGCCCCGAGGCGCGCACGCGCCTGCGCCCGAGCTTCTTCCCGTTCACCGAGCCGTCTGCGGAGATGGACCTGTGGTTCCCCCAGAAGAAGGGCGGCGCGGGCTGGATCGAGTGGGGCGGCTGCGGCATGGTCAACCCCAACGTCCTGCGCGCTGCGGGCATCGACCCGGAGGAGTACACGGGCTTCGCGTTCGGCATGGGCCTCGAGCGCACCCTGATGCTCCGTCACGGGATCACTGACATGCACGACATCATCGAGGGCGACGTCCGCTTCTCGACGCAGTTCGGAATGGGGTTCTGA